CGGTGCTGCCATGGCCTGCTGCGCCATGCACGGTCTGTCCGTTGCCGAGTACGAGCCTTCCAAGATCAAGAAAAACCTCGTGGGGCTGGGCAATGCGCCCAAGTCGCAGGTCGCTTTCATGGTTGCGCATTGTCTGGGGGTGACCCGGCCGGACTGGGCCGAGGATACCTCGGACGCGCTTGCCGTGGCCATCTGCCATCTGAACGAGCGGCGCATGCGCAAACTGTGCGGATAGCGACCGGTCGGCCACGTCCTGCTTCGGCTTGAATATCCCGGTGCACAATGGCATAAGGGGTCGAGCCGGAACGCTTTTTCCTTTCCGCAGATCGAACGGAGGCTTTTCATGATCGCATATCTTCAGGGCACGCTGCTGTCCGCCGGGGAATTTTCGCTCGTGCTGCTCACGCCGGGCGGCGTGGGATACGAAGTGGCCGCGCCTGCGTCCGTTCTGGCCAGGCTGCCTGCCAAGGGCGGCGAAGTCACGCTTTTCGTGCACACGCAGGTGGGAGAAAAAGCTATTGACCTGTACGGCTTTCTGACAGCCGATGATCTCGATCTGTTCCGTACCCTGATCTCCATCGACAAGCTCGGCCCGAAAAAGGCGCTGGCCATTCTCGGCCGGTTCGACGGCGATCATCTGCGGGAAATCGCGTTTCGCGAGGACGTGAAGACCCTGTCCACGGTTCCGGGCATCGGTCCCAAGTCTGCGCGTCAGATATTGTGGAATCTCAAGGAAAAGGTCGAGAAGCTCAAGCCTTCCCTGTCCGGCGGGGCGGTGCCTTCCATGCCGACCGGGCCGCAGGGCGAATACATGGACGCGCTTGCAGGCCTCAAGGGGCTGGGCTACTCTGAGGATGAGGCCCGGCCTCTGGTAAAGGAAGTTTTTGAAGCGGAACCTGACCTTGATGCTGCCGGAGCCATCCGGCAGGTGCTCAGGAAAATTGCGGCGGCCCGTTCATGAAGTCGACTCTCCCCGAGGAAAACGTTCGTCCCAGACATCTGTCCGATTTCATCGGTCAGGAAGATTTGCGTGACAATCTTCAGGTGTTCATCCGTGCGGCCACGGAGCGCGGCAAGCCTCTGGACCACACCCTTTTCTATGGCAATCCCGGTTTGGGCAAGACCACTTTGGCCCGGATCATGGCCAGCGAACTGGGCGTGAACATGGTGTCCACGTCCGGCCCGGTGCTGGAGCGTTCCGGTGATCTGGCCGCCATTCTCACGAATCTGGATCGCGGCGACATTCTGTTCGTGGACGAGATTCATCGCATGCCCGCCACGGTGGAGGAAGTGCTGTACCCGGCCATGGAGGATTTCCAGATCGATCTGGTCATCGGTTCCGGTCCGGGCGCGCGCACGGTCAAGCTGGACATCGAGCCGTTCACCCTTGTTGGTGCGACAACGCGCCTCGGCCTGCTTACGTCGCCATTGCGCGATCGGTTCGGCTGCATTTTCCGCATAGAGTTCTACAGCCCCGAGGAACTTGCCGAGATCGTCCGAAGATCGTCGAAGATTCTCGGCGTGGAGGTCGATCCCGAGGGCGCACTGACCATCGGTCGTCGTTCGCGCGGCACTCCGCGCATTGCCAACCGTTTGCTGCGTCGTGTTCGCGACTATGCCCATGTGCACAACAACGGCGTGGTTTCGCAGGAAATCGCGGACATGGCGCTCCAGCGTCTGGACGTGGACGACTTCGGTCTGGACCACATGGACCGCAAAATCCTGTCACTGGTGGTGGAGACCTTCGGAGGCGGCCCTGTCGGGGTCAAGACTCTGGCCGCAGCCTGCTCCGAAGAGGTGCGCACCATCGAAGACATCTACGAGCCATACCTCATCCAGTGCGGGTTTCTGAAACGCACCCCGCGCGGCCGCGTGGCCACGGCCAAGGCATACAAGCACCTCAAGCTGCGCTACGAAGGCGAGGATCAGCGCAAGCTGTTCTAGCAGTCTGCACCGTCGGTGTTTTCGACGGCCTGCTAGTATTCCTCGTCCCGACTCGGCTTGCCCTTTCCCGAGATCAGCCTGCCACAATTGTTGCAGGCCTGACTGTCCCAACCCGGGGTCGCGCCCTCGCGATCCAGCTCCACTTCATTCTTGTAGCCGCAGGCCGCGCAGATTACCCGGGCCACCTGCCTGTCTGGATCGTATTCATACTGCTTGCCGCCGACGGTTACGGTTCCGGTGTATTCGCTCATGATTGCCTCCCTCGGATTTGATTCAAGAATACCGTTGCCCGCGTTGTACGGCAAATGATTGTTGACGATTTTCCATGCCGTTTTTGCATGAGGCCGGTGAAAGCCGTGTTTTTTGGTGGACAGGGATCGGGAAAGCGACTACATCAGCGCGGTACCTGATGAAAGGGCGTTCTGCTCTTCATGTTTATTCAATAATAACGGTTTGTTGCCATGAAAATTGTCACGGGGTGGCGCGAGGTTGTGTCCCTGCCCGGACTCGGGATCGAGTCCATTCGGGCCAAGGTGGATACCGGGGCCAAGACCTGCGCGTTGCATGCTTGTTTTATTGATGAATTCTTGCGCGACCAGCAATTGTGGGTCCGATTCGGCGTGCATCCCCGCCGCAATCGGGAAGACTTGCTCGTGGAGTGCGAGGCTTGTGTCTCGGATCGCCGCAGCGTGATGAATTCCGGCGGGGGCAGGGAGTTTCGGTATGTGATCATGACCGAGGTCTGGCTCGGTTCGCTGCGTCAGTGCGCGGAGATCACCTTGGCAAATCGCGAGGATTTGTCCTACCGCATGCTGCTTGGCAGGAATTTTCTGCGTGGAACATGTCTTGTCGATTCGGAACTGTCCTACGTGCTTGGCAAAAAGCCGCCGCGCCGTTCGGGAGAAATGAAATGAAGATCGTGATTCTGTCCCGCAAGCGGGAACTCTACTCCACCCGTCGTCTCGTGGAGGCCGCCGAGGAACGCGGACATGTGGTGCGGGTCATCAATCCGCTTCGGTGCTACATGAACATCACCGCGCACAATCCCCGTGTCTGCTACAAGGGCGAATGTCTGGACGACGTGCAGGCCGTGATTCCGCGCATTGGCGCGTCCATCACCTTTTACGGCACCGCGGTCGTGCGCCAGTTCGAGATGATGGGCATCTACTGCCTGAACGAGTCCGTGGCCATCACCCGTTCGCGCGACAAGCTGCGCAGCCTGCAGCTTCTGGCCCGCAAGGGCATCGGCCTGCCCGTGACCGGGTTTGCCAACTCCACCATGTACACGGATGACCTCATCGAACTGGTGGGCGGTCCGCCTCTGGTGGTCAAGCTGCTGGAGGGCACGCAGGGCGTGGGGGTTGTGCTGGCCGAGACCCAGCAGGCAGCGGAAAGCGTGATCGACGCGTTTCGCGGCCTCAAGGCGAACTTCATTGTTCAGGAGTACATTCAGGAAGCCAGAGGCGCGGACATTCGCTGTTTCGTGGTGGGCGGCAAGGTGGTCGCGTCCATGAAGCGGCAGGGCAAGGAAGGGGAGTTCCGTTCCAATCTGCATCGTGGAGGCAAGGCCACATCCGTGAGGATCACGCCCGAGGAACGCTCCACGGCGGTGCGCGCCGCAAGGATCATGGGGCTGAGTGTTGCCGGCGTGGACCTGCTCCGTTCCAATCACGGTCCAGTGGTCATGGAAGTCAATTCCTCGCCCGGGATCGAGGGCATCGAGCATGCCACGGGCAAGGACATTGCCGGAACCATCATCGAATACATCGAGAAGAATGCGCGACCCAATTGCACGGCGACCCGGGGCAAGGGCTAGCTGACTGCGTCGGTAAAGCGATTTGTCCTTTGGGCAACGAACCGGGCACGCTCTTTCGGATGCTGCGAAAATATGGGCCGGGACAATGCGAACAGGCATTGCTCCGGCCCTTTTCTTGTCGGGAGACGTTGTGCTGTCCTACTCGGCGGGCTCATTGGCGTTGGCATCAAGAAATGCCTGTGCCGGTTTTTGCATGAGCTGTTTGTAGTGGCGATCGAAATCAGGGCGCAAATCCTGGGGAATCCATGTTGCAAGCAGGTCATGGAGCCGCCCGGAAACAATCTCCCGGGCGAGTATCTCATCGATGCGGTACAACATGTGCCTGCCCCATGCATCGCGGGGACCGGCCATGTACCCGGGCGTGAATTCCGGTTCGGCCTCCAGCGCCGGAACAATGGCGATCTGATCGCCAATGCCCATCTGGTTGACGAGATAGGCCGTGGCCGTGGGGTCGAAGACGGTCCAGTCCACCCGTCCCTTGATGAGCATGGTGAACATGTGCCGGATGCCCTGCGTGTTGGGCAGGGCCACGGTTCTTGCGCGATGTATGTATTTGTTCAGGAAGGGCTGCATCCGGCCGTAGTCCACGCGGGGCATGTATCCGAAGATCAGGTCCGGGGTGGAAAGAAGGCCCTTGAGGGAGGCCTTGCCCGTGGGGGCGAGTCGGTCCCGGTCCCGAGCGCGGATGGCGACCATGGAGCCCACGGCAAGGCGGCAGGGCACCGTGCCGAATTGCATGAATTTTTCCCGCTTCGCGCTTTTTGAGCACGCCGGCGGCGATGCATTGGCCATGGTCGGTGATGTCGCTCAGTATGCGCTTGGGCGAAGCCGCGATGCGGGTGTGGCGGTATTCGGGTAGCTGCTTTTGCAGCATGTCCTGAAGCTCAACGCCGTATCCCCTTACTGTGCCGTCGATCTCCATGAACATGGGCGGCAGGATGAAATATGGCCATGTCACCAGACTGTCGCCGGTCCGGGCATTGGCGGCCGGGCCGGACAGGAGGATGACCGCAAGCAGGATGGAGATCGGAAGCAAGTGTCTGCGCATACAAAAACCTTTTTCCCAGCAATACTATGAAGGATTGGTTCCAGCAAGACCCGATTCCGGGGAGCGGACCTTGATGATTTCCGTTTCTGGGAGTCCGATTGGGATTGACTCGATTCCATGGGGCTTGTATTCGAATTCAGCCAAAGCCAAACCCGCTGCGAAGCGGGGACGGAAAGCCACGGGTCTCACGAAGACAGCCGGGTTGCCGAACTCCCTTCCACAACACCCCTCCGGCCGTCCGATTCGTGGCTTTCCGAGGCCTTGGCCTGTCTGTACGCCATTTTGCGTAATCGTTTGCTTGTATCCTTGATATTGACTTCAAGGTCAATCTTTCTTTTTGTCGCAAAAGAGGCCCGGACGCATTGTCTTGCGTCCGGGCCTCTTTTCTTGTTTCAGGATTCCGACTGGTCAGAATATGCTGATCAGCATGCGGGTGGCGACCACCAGAAGCAGGATGGCGAATATCTTCTTGAGCTTGCCCACGGGCAGGCTGTGCGCCAGACGCGCGCCCAGCGGAGCGGTCAGGGTGCTGGTCACGATGATGCCGAGCAGGGCCGGAAGATAGATGTAGCCGATGGTGTAGTCGGGCAGGTTGGTGGCGTTCCAGCCCGACACGATGTAGCCGATGGTGCCGGAAATGGCGATGGGCAGGCCGATGGCCGCGGCAGTGCCAATGGCCGTGTGCATGGCCACGTTGCACCACGAAAGGAACGGCACGGACAGGGTGCCGCCCCCGATCCCGACCAGCGCCGAGAATATGCCGATGCCGTTGCCCACGCCGAAAATGCCTGCTGTTCCGGGAAGTTGGCGCGAGCCCTTGGGCTTGGCACCCAGAAGCATGTTCGCGGCCACGAAATAGAGGAAAATGGCAAAGAAGCCCTTCAGGAAATTGGTGGACAGGCTGCCCGCGATCACCGAGCCGAGGTAGGTACCTGTGATGATGCCCGGGGTGATGCGCCAGAATGTTTTCCAGTCCACAGCGCCCCGGCTGTGGTGGGCGCGGACGCTGGACATGGATGTGAAGATGATGGTGGCCAGGGATGTGCCCAGAGCCAGATGCTGGATGTGCTCGTGTGCAAACCCCTGGGCCGGGAAGGCAAAGGCGAGCATGGGAACGATGACGAGTCCGCCGCCGATGCCGAGAAGTCCGGCCAGAATTCCGGCGACGCCGCCCAGAGCAACATAGAGAATGATGGTGGTGAGCATGATCAGTCCTCGTGGAGAATGCGTTTGTCGATGGAAGCGATGTCATTGCAGCCCGTCAGGACCATGGCCTGAACCAGTTGCGCCTTGAGCGTGTCGATGTAGGCACCCACGCCTTCGCGCAGGCCACCGAGAGCGGCTATGGAGAACGGGCGGCCGATCATGACCGCGTCCGCGCCCAGCGCCAGCATCTTGAGCACGTCCACGCCGTCGCGGATGCCGCCGTCCACGAGCAGGCGGATTCTGCCCTTGGCCGCGTCGGCAATGCCCGGAACCACCTTGGCCGTGCCCGGAGCGTGATCCAGCACGCGTCCGCCGTGGTTGGATATCACGATGGCGTCCGCGCCGACCTCGGCGGCAAGCAGGGCTTCGTCCGGAGTCATCACGCCCTTGAGGATGAATTTCGCTCCCCAGGAATGAATGCGTTCGATGATCGCAGCGAGCTCGTCCGGAGTCTTCGGCGTGACCGGGCGGCCCATCTGGCGCAGGGTGATGAGGCCTGCCGCATCCACATCCATGCCGAAGATGCTGCATCCGGTTTCGCGCGCCTTTTCCAGCTTTTCAACCATCTCGCTGCCATCCCACGGCTTGATGAACGGAATGCCATGTCCCTCGGCCTTGCGTATGGCAGCGAAGCCGCTTTCGTGGATCATGGGGGGCACGCCGTCGCCGGTACAGCCGATCACTCCCTTGTCCCGGCAGCCGCAGACAATGGCCTCGGCGTAATCCTCTTCGGAGATTCCGCCGCCCATGTTGAAGGAAATGCCGCCGATCGGGGCGGCCATCACGGGCATGGACAGGGGAATGCCCAGCACCGAGGTCGAGGTGTCCGGCTGAATTGCATTGTGCAGCAGGCGCATGTTCAGCGTGACATCGGCCAATGCGGTCACGTTGTTGCGAAAGGCCGAGCCCGTTCCCAGACCGCCCATGCCGGGCACCTCGCCGGCGCATGCCCTGCCGTCACAGATCTTGCAGACGCGGCAGTACCCTTTCATCAGTTCACGAGCCTTTTCCCTGATTTCCTTCATGGCAGCATTCCTTTCGGCCCCGTGGCCGTGTTGGTTGTCGGACAGGAGGGAATACAGCGATGTTTCGTGAATCGCGTTCCGCCTTCCGCTGTTTTCCGTTGTCTGTCCCTTTCGCTGGCTGTTATATCTCTCCCGCAAGAACCATGGATTCTATCTCGACGAGATGGCTTTTCATGGCATCCGCAGCTTCCTGCCCGTTTCCCGAGGCAATGGCCTCGACGATTCGGGCATGGGCGGCAAGGGAAGCGTCCTGTCGGGCTGCGAACTGGAGTTCGCCGGTCCGGGTCTGATACAGGATGCCGTGCATGCCTGTGACAAGCTCCAGAAGAACGGAGTTGCCGGATGCGGCTGCAATGAGTTCGTGAAAGCTGTTGTCGTGCTTCTGGGCGGATTGCCCGGAAAGGATGGCCTGCTTCTGTTCGCGGATCACCTGTCGGAGCTTGAACACGTCGTCGTCCGTGGCGTTTTCCGCAGCGAGTCGGCTGATTTCCGGCTCAATGAGCATTCTGGCCTGAAAGATGTCCTGAAGTCGGGTCTTGCCGCACTGGATGGCCCGGGCAAGAGTTTCCACCAGTTGATCCGGGCCTGCGTCGCGCACGAAGGTCCCCGATCCCTGTCGGCTTTCCACAAGG
Above is a window of Pseudodesulfovibrio tunisiensis DNA encoding:
- the ruvB gene encoding Holliday junction branch migration DNA helicase RuvB, with amino-acid sequence MKSTLPEENVRPRHLSDFIGQEDLRDNLQVFIRAATERGKPLDHTLFYGNPGLGKTTLARIMASELGVNMVSTSGPVLERSGDLAAILTNLDRGDILFVDEIHRMPATVEEVLYPAMEDFQIDLVIGSGPGARTVKLDIEPFTLVGATTRLGLLTSPLRDRFGCIFRIEFYSPEELAEIVRRSSKILGVEVDPEGALTIGRRSRGTPRIANRLLRRVRDYAHVHNNGVVSQEIADMALQRLDVDDFGLDHMDRKILSLVVETFGGGPVGVKTLAAACSEEVRTIEDIYEPYLIQCGFLKRTPRGRVATAKAYKHLKLRYEGEDQRKLF
- a CDS encoding transporter substrate-binding domain-containing protein, whose protein sequence is MQFGTVPCRLAVGSMVAIRARDRDRLAPTGKASLKGLLSTPDLIFGYMPRVDYGRMQPFLNKYIHRARTVALPNTQGIRHMFTMLIKGRVDWTVFDPTATAYLVNQMGIGDQIAIVPALEAEPEFTPGYMAGPRDAWGRHMLYRIDEILAREIVSGRLHDLLATWIPQDLRPDFDRHYKQLMQKPAQAFLDANANEPAE
- a CDS encoding alpha-hydroxy-acid oxidizing protein translates to MKEIREKARELMKGYCRVCKICDGRACAGEVPGMGGLGTGSAFRNNVTALADVTLNMRLLHNAIQPDTSTSVLGIPLSMPVMAAPIGGISFNMGGGISEEDYAEAIVCGCRDKGVIGCTGDGVPPMIHESGFAAIRKAEGHGIPFIKPWDGSEMVEKLEKARETGCSIFGMDVDAAGLITLRQMGRPVTPKTPDELAAIIERIHSWGAKFILKGVMTPDEALLAAEVGADAIVISNHGGRVLDHAPGTAKVVPGIADAAKGRIRLLVDGGIRDGVDVLKMLALGADAVMIGRPFSIAALGGLREGVGAYIDTLKAQLVQAMVLTGCNDIASIDKRILHED
- a CDS encoding ATP-dependent zinc protease — protein: MKIVTGWREVVSLPGLGIESIRAKVDTGAKTCALHACFIDEFLRDQQLWVRFGVHPRRNREDLLVECEACVSDRRSVMNSGGGREFRYVIMTEVWLGSLRQCAEITLANREDLSYRMLLGRNFLRGTCLVDSELSYVLGKKPPRRSGEMK
- the ruvA gene encoding Holliday junction branch migration protein RuvA, whose translation is MIAYLQGTLLSAGEFSLVLLTPGGVGYEVAAPASVLARLPAKGGEVTLFVHTQVGEKAIDLYGFLTADDLDLFRTLISIDKLGPKKALAILGRFDGDHLREIAFREDVKTLSTVPGIGPKSARQILWNLKEKVEKLKPSLSGGAVPSMPTGPQGEYMDALAGLKGLGYSEDEARPLVKEVFEAEPDLDAAGAIRQVLRKIAAARS
- a CDS encoding FadR/GntR family transcriptional regulator; amino-acid sequence: MDIKPVSKKSIYEDIVRQIRSMIDSGKLRPGDRLPPEREMAAMFRVSRNTVREAIRALAEKDLVESRQGSGTFVRDAGPDQLVETLARAIQCGKTRLQDIFQARMLIEPEISRLAAENATDDDVFKLRQVIREQKQAILSGQSAQKHDNSFHELIAAASGNSVLLELVTGMHGILYQTRTGELQFAARQDASLAAHARIVEAIASGNGQEAADAMKSHLVEIESMVLAGEI
- a CDS encoding sulfite exporter TauE/SafE family protein → MLTTIILYVALGGVAGILAGLLGIGGGLVIVPMLAFAFPAQGFAHEHIQHLALGTSLATIIFTSMSSVRAHHSRGAVDWKTFWRITPGIITGTYLGSVIAGSLSTNFLKGFFAIFLYFVAANMLLGAKPKGSRQLPGTAGIFGVGNGIGIFSALVGIGGGTLSVPFLSWCNVAMHTAIGTAAAIGLPIAISGTIGYIVSGWNATNLPDYTIGYIYLPALLGIIVTSTLTAPLGARLAHSLPVGKLKKIFAILLLVVATRMLISIF
- the rimK gene encoding 30S ribosomal protein S6--L-glutamate ligase, with the translated sequence MKIVILSRKRELYSTRRLVEAAEERGHVVRVINPLRCYMNITAHNPRVCYKGECLDDVQAVIPRIGASITFYGTAVVRQFEMMGIYCLNESVAITRSRDKLRSLQLLARKGIGLPVTGFANSTMYTDDLIELVGGPPLVVKLLEGTQGVGVVLAETQQAAESVIDAFRGLKANFIVQEYIQEARGADIRCFVVGGKVVASMKRQGKEGEFRSNLHRGGKATSVRITPEERSTAVRAARIMGLSVAGVDLLRSNHGPVVMEVNSSPGIEGIEHATGKDIAGTIIEYIEKNARPNCTATRGKG